Proteins encoded within one genomic window of Apis mellifera strain DH4 linkage group LG1, Amel_HAv3.1, whole genome shotgun sequence:
- the LOC724236 gene encoding chymotrypsin-like protease CTRL-1, which yields MDGFSHQFAMILTSIEFSLFVLVALHSNVLCVPPWNPEINEWNSNTNHTSYDQIDELEEDRIFGGEYAMQNQFPFMAVVHQLRGNGRISQCGGTIISSRWVLTAGHCVASGPHQFLVVFGTRDKTGIAYNFYRGPGVAMLTTQAVLHPGYRTTMNDIALLHMPQNIPFGNSIRPIQFAGNRYADETHADKKGMVIGWGKDGPTGTGTKRLKYTAVPIISNYECSMYWPITESHVCTSAAYEQDACQGDSGGPLIVMKNRKPLQIGIVSYGDGNCPSSKPGVFTRVSSFIDWIEEVTNIRL from the exons ATGGACGGATTTTCACACCAGTTCGCCATGATCTTGACGAGCATCGAGTTCTCCCTCTTCGTTCTCGTTGCCCTCCATAGCAACGTTCTCTGCGTCCCACCGTGGAACCCAGAAATTAACGAATGGAATTCGAACACGAATCACACGTCGTACGATC aaatagacgAATTGGAGGAGGATAGAATCTTCGGCGGCGAATACGCGATGCAGAATCAATTTCCATTTATGGCCGTGGTCCATCAATTGAGGGGGAACGGGAGAATCTCGCAGTGCGGCGGAACCATAATTTCATCGAGATGGGTATTAACGGCGGGCCACTGCGTAGCGTCCGGCCCTCACCAATTCCTCGTCGTTTTCGGTACCCGCGACAAAACCGGTAtagcatataatttttatcgagggCCGGGAGTGGCTATGTTAACGACCCAGGCCGTGCTCCATCCCGGCTACAGGACAACCATGAACGACATCGCGTTGCTGCACATGCCGCAAAATATCCCGTTCGGAA ACAGCATTCGGCCCATTCAATTCGCCGGCAACAGATACGCGGACGAGACGCACGCCGATAAAAAGGGGATGGTGATCGGGTGGGGGAAAGACGGGCCAACCGGGACCGGAACAAAGAGGCTGAAGTACACCGCCGTGCCGATCATCTCGAATTACGAGTGCTCCATGTATTGGCCCATCACGGAGTCGCACGTGTGCACCTCGGCTGCGTACGAGCAAGACGCGTGTCAG GGAGACAGTGGCGGTCCATTGATCGTGATGAAAAATAGGAAGCCTCTTCAAATTGGAATAGTAAGCTACGGAGACGGAAATTGTCCAAGCAGTAAACCAGGGGTGTTCACTAGGGTCTCCAGTTTTATTGATTGGATCGAAGAAGTTACCAACATTCGTTTGTGA